CGGCGCCGCCGACAACAATTGTGCCCTCCGCGAGGCCTGTTGCCTCGGCCGCTTGCCGATGAACCTTACCGGTAACCTCCGGAGACTCATACATCTTACCGAGCATTGATTTATCTATCTGAAGTTTTGTGAGCACTTCATCAGACCAGCAGCGGTTCGGAATATCGAGAAGCTGCATGCCAGAAGCATCGGAAACCTCTGTCGCATATTCGCCGGTCAGCATAAAGCGGATATAGTCTTTCGGCAGAAGAATCTTGCGGCATTTTTCATAGTTTTCAGGTTCGTTTTCACGCACCCAAAGTATTTTTGAAGCGGTAAAACCGGTAAGCGCCGGGTTCGCTGTTATATCTATAAGCTTTTTACGTCCTATAATCTCCGTAATTTCTTCGCACTGTGCAGCAGTCCTCTGGTCGCACCAAAGGATAGCATTGCGGATGACCTTGTTGTCTTTGTCAAGCATTACAAGCCCGTGCATTTGGCCTGAAAGGCCTACGCCGCCAATTTCTTTTGGATCAGCGCCACTCTTTTTCAAAACTTCCTTGATAGTGGAACATACGGCCTTCCACCAATCCTCTGGATCCTGCTCCGCCCAGCCGTTATGGGGCTGATACATCGGATACTCGCCGGTTGCTGAAGCCATTACATTGCCGGCAAGGTCAAATAATACGGTTTTTGTTCCAGAAGTGCCTATGTCAATGCCCAGGACGTATTTCATAGCTGCTTACCCCTTTTTCGTAATTTATATATTGATAATTTTAAATGTATGACAATACAGAATTGCGCTGTCCACAAAGTTACTTATGAATAACACTTTAATAAAACTATTTTTAATTAGTTTCATAATACCATAATTAAAAATTGATGTCAACAAAAGTGCCAAAGTAGGTAAAAATATGATGTATCGGTCAAAATTTTAGTTGTTCCTATTATTTGTTTCAGAAAGCATTTAATTCATTGCAATGAAACATTGTGTTGGTTTTTGGTTGTGTTTATGATAAACTTCTGTTTAGAAGGGAGATACATAAATGAAAATAATATCTTGGAATGTAAATGGCCTCCGCGCCTGTATGAATAAAGGATTCGCGGATTTTTTAGCTGACTCTGGCGCTGATGTTTTTTGCGTTCAGGAAACAAAAATGAAACCTGAACAGGCAGATTTTTGTTTCAAAGATTTTATATGCTATTGGAACAGCGCAGAGAAAAAAGGTTATTCCGGAACAGCCGTTTTCACCAAAATAGAACCTGTTTCCGTATCCTACGACATAGGCAATAATGAGCACACCGGCGAAGGGCGCGCCATAACCCTCGATTTCGATACATTTTATCTTGTAAACGTCTATGCCCCGAATTCACAAAACGAGCTAAAAAGGCTCGACTATCGCATGAAATGGGAAGATGCGTTCCGCGATTATGTAATGGAGCTTGATAAGGAAAAGCCGGTCATAATCTGCGGCGACATGAACGTAGCCCACACTGAGATAGACCTAAAAAATCCTAAGGCCAACGAGAGAAATGCGGGTTTTACTAAAGAAGAGCGCGAAAAATTAAGCGTTCTTCTTGATTCCGGATTTGTCGATACCTTCCGGTATTTTTATCCGGACAAGAAGGGCGCTTATACCTGGTGGTCATATAGATTCCGCGCGCGGGAACGCGACGCGGGCTGGCGCATTGACTATTTTCTGGCGTCGGAACGCCTTATGAAACACATAAAAGACAGCGTTATTTACAAAGATGTAATGGGAAGCGACCATTGCCCCATAGGCCTTGAGACGGACCTATAATTACGCCCTTATATCAAGCCTCGCTTTTGACGTGTCTTTGTCCTGTTTCTCAAGCTGCGCTTTTATGACTTCTTTCTCTTCCCGCTGCCTCTTTTCTATTTTGTCTTTGACTTGTTTTTCAGTGCGCTTGTGGCGTATCTCAGTCTCAATGCTGTCCCGGCGGGCACGCAGCCTGTCTGTTGCAATTTCTTTTGTTTTTCTGCCGAGCTTGCTTTTGTTTATTATATCAATCGCACCGTTTATTTCGCCTTTCTTTTCATTGAGTACCTGAATCTGAGAATTTGCGTCAGACGGCGCCGGATAATCGGAAATCGGTATGATACTATTCACATCAGCACCTCCCACATTTTCCTTCTTTAATTTTATATCGGCAGGCCGCAGTTCCAAATTATCTTTGTCAGGAGGATTTTTTATGTTTACGGAAGATTATATTATCCGTATGATTGAGCAGATGGGTGAATTCTTAAGAGAGGTTTTAAAACTTGAATTGGAAAATAAATTTGAGGAAGCTCATGAGGAGATAGACAAGGCGATGAAGAAACTCGGTATTTCACCCCTGCTCGTGCGGACACTGCCGCCCGGCGAGCTTATGCGCTTTGTAACACGCCCTGGCGGTGAAAATGAAGACCGCTGTATTCTCCTCGCCAAACTCCTGTCGGCTGACGCACATATCTATAAGACAGAGGGAAAGAACAGCACCGCTCACGAACTCTATAAAACAGCACTTGAGATTTTAAATGGCGTATCCGGAAAAGTCGAGGGCGAGAAACTTAAAAAGGTGCAAAAAGATATCGAGGAACTGCTTATCAGTGGCAATGCTGATAATCTGTCATTTTAAAACGTAACGGATTCAAAATTAGATCGCGATGAAATTCAAATAAGCCAGCCATAAATTGAGGATTAACTTTCTGAATACTATGCTCATAGAGCTTTGCTAAGTCAAAATTCTTTTCATAAAAGTAATAGTAAGCATGTAAGACTCTTATATCCTCTATTGTATGACTTTTTTTCAATTGTTCTATTTTTTTAATATCATATGTATCAAGAGCATCATTAGCAATCAGTTTAAGATAAAGGTCCTCATAGTATAACCGATTTTTCTGAGATTTTCCAAATACTGCATCACTTTTTCTAAGAGCATTAAGGACAGCTTTAGCCTTACTTATATCGTTTTTATCCAAACAGCAATAATAATATGTAATAGCGGGGCTAAAACTATAAATATTTAAAACTGATAAATCAAACTTCTTAAAATCAATCTCACCAGGTCGTCGCCCGTTTAAAAGTTGACAATAAATATCAAGTTGAATATTCATTGTTTCCAATAAATCTTTATTTGATAGTAACAAACAACAATTCAAAGTATCACTAATAGTTGAGTTTCTAATACATGGAATTGCATTAACTAAAAAAACATAATATCCTGCAATAATAAATATATACAAAGGAACCAGATGCGCAGTAATGACTTTTTTATGTACTAATACAAGTAAAAAGGAGGATACGGCCAAATTTAATATACATCCTCCCAAGTTATATAGTAAACAATGAGCACGGTTACCCTCATCTTTTGTCTTCATTATGCACTGACCATTTTGCTCAAATTTTCCGCCCGATATAACTTTAGTATTACCGTCGTTTATTATCCTCAGATTCCCGATCCTTACCGATATAAGTTCATATCCGCAAACAAGCCCAAATAAAAGATGCCCAGCTTCATGGATCATAGACTGCAGAATAATAAAAATGTAGAAAAATAGTGTAATAATTACGAGATATAAAATAAAACTAAAAGATTTTGTTGTTTGCGCAATACGTATGTACTTAGACACTGAAACATAATAGCCGTAAACAATTAATAGAATACCGAGTATAGAAGCTACATAACC
This DNA window, taken from [Clostridium] cellulosi, encodes the following:
- the exoA gene encoding Exodeoxyribonuclease (High confidence in function and specificity), producing MKIISWNVNGLRACMNKGFADFLADSGADVFCVQETKMKPEQADFCFKDFICYWNSAEKKGYSGTAVFTKIEPVSVSYDIGNNEHTGEGRAITLDFDTFYLVNVYAPNSQNELKRLDYRMKWEDAFRDYVMELDKEKPVIICGDMNVAHTEIDLKNPKANERNAGFTKEEREKLSVLLDSGFVDTFRYFYPDKKGAYTWWSYRFRARERDAGWRIDYFLASERLMKHIKDSVIYKDVMGSDHCPIGLETDL
- a CDS encoding putative membrane protein (Hypothetical protein) codes for the protein MQKFIKLGYVASILGILLIVYGYYVSVSKYIRIAQTTKSFSFILYLVIITLFFYIFIILQSMIHEAGHLLFGLVCGYELISVRIGNLRIINDGNTKVISGGKFEQNGQCIMKTKDEGNRAHCLLYNLGGCILNLAVSSFLLVLVHKKVITAHLVPLYIFIIAGYYVFLVNAIPCIRNSTISDTLNCCLLLSNKDLLETMNIQLDIYCQLLNGRRPGEIDFKKFDLSVLNIYSFSPAITYYYCCLDKNDISKAKAVLNALRKSDAVFGKSQKNRLYYEDLYLKLIANDALDTYDIKKIEQLKKSHTIEDIRVLHAYYYFYEKNFDLAKLYEHSIQKVNPQFMAGLFEFHRDLILNPLRFKMTDYQHCH
- a CDS encoding hypothetical protein (Family membership), giving the protein MFTEDYIIRMIEQMGEFLREVLKLELENKFEEAHEEIDKAMKKLGISPLLVRTLPPGELMRFVTRPGGENEDRCILLAKLLSADAHIYKTEGKNSTAHELYKTALEILNGVSGKVEGEKLKKVQKDIEELLISGNADNLSF
- a CDS encoding hypothetical protein (Family membership), encoding MNSIIPISDYPAPSDANSQIQVLNEKKGEINGAIDIINKSKLGRKTKEIATDRLRARRDSIETEIRHKRTEKQVKDKIEKRQREEKEVIKAQLEKQDKDTSKARLDIRA